Proteins encoded in a region of the Psychromicrobium lacuslunae genome:
- a CDS encoding D-alanyl-D-alanine carboxypeptidase family protein translates to MKTATALTSFFVALATLFIAVPTASAASPGETAIAKAYAAPGVAGYLGAPSAAVVCGLRDGGCARAYQNGSIHWTASTGAHITHGAIRTAWKNIGAQNSYAGYPITDEICGFKNGGCYQAFQNASIHWTANTGAHITHGAIRTAWKNIGAQNSYAGYPITDEICGFKNGGCYQAFQNASIHWTANTGAHITHGAIRTAWKNAGTQNGYLGYPSSDEMCSAGSCRQNFQGGYITWTAASGARSFFSTIVVNKKRPLSPISYAPASLTTIGSIQLETTAAAKAQVMINAAASAGVKLTTVSGYRSYATQQGLYANYVKLYGQQQADLISARPGYSEHQTGLSFDIGDVSGSCSLQACFENTPAGSWVRNNAWRYGFIVRYPNGYTGTTGYAYEPWHLRYVGTTISADLVQSKIPTLEQYFHLPAAPNY, encoded by the coding sequence TTGAAGACCGCAACAGCACTCACCAGTTTCTTTGTAGCCCTTGCCACCCTATTCATCGCAGTTCCTACCGCTTCTGCAGCCAGCCCCGGCGAGACTGCCATCGCCAAGGCCTATGCAGCACCTGGGGTGGCTGGCTATTTGGGTGCCCCGAGCGCCGCTGTGGTCTGTGGTTTACGGGACGGCGGCTGCGCCCGGGCCTATCAGAATGGCTCCATCCACTGGACCGCCAGCACCGGCGCCCACATCACCCACGGCGCCATCCGCACCGCCTGGAAAAACATCGGCGCCCAAAACAGCTACGCAGGCTACCCCATCACCGACGAAATCTGCGGCTTCAAAAACGGCGGCTGCTACCAAGCCTTCCAAAACGCCTCCATCCACTGGACCGCCAACACCGGCGCCCACATCACCCACGGCGCCATCCGCACCGCCTGGAAAAACATCGGCGCCCAAAACAGCTACGCAGGCTACCCCATCACCGACGAAATCTGCGGCTTCAAAAACGGCGGCTGCTACCAAGCCTTCCAAAACGCCTCCATCCACTGGACCGCCAACACCGGCGCCCACATCACCCACGGCGCCATCCGCACCGCCTGGAAAAACGCCGGCACCCAAAACGGTTACCTGGGTTACCCGAGCAGTGATGAAATGTGTAGCGCTGGAAGCTGCCGACAAAACTTTCAAGGCGGTTATATTACCTGGACGGCGGCCAGCGGGGCACGCAGTTTTTTCAGTACCATCGTGGTCAACAAGAAACGCCCGCTCAGCCCGATTAGCTACGCACCCGCCTCACTGACCACAATCGGTAGCATTCAGCTAGAAACAACTGCAGCGGCAAAGGCCCAAGTGATGATCAATGCGGCAGCCAGCGCCGGGGTCAAGCTAACCACGGTGAGCGGTTACCGCTCCTACGCTACGCAGCAGGGCCTCTACGCCAACTATGTCAAGCTCTACGGACAGCAACAGGCTGATTTGATCTCTGCCAGGCCAGGCTATAGCGAGCATCAGACCGGCTTGAGTTTCGATATTGGTGATGTCTCCGGCTCTTGCAGCCTGCAGGCTTGCTTTGAAAACACTCCGGCCGGTTCGTGGGTACGAAACAACGCCTGGCGTTACGGGTTCATTGTGCGTTACCCGAACGGTTACACCGGAACCACCGGTTACGCCTATGAGCCGTGGCATCTGCGCTATGTCGGAACAACCATTTCCGCTGACCTGGTGCAAAGCAAGATCCCAACTTTGGAACAGTATTTTCACCTGCCAGCCGCGCCTAACTACTGA
- a CDS encoding ribose-5-phosphate isomerase yields the protein MTTPRIHIGTDHAGLELSAHLIRHLTERGYQVVDHGPQSYDAEDDYPVFCIHAAQAVMADTAAGVFALGIVLGGSGNGEQIAANKVRGIRAALVWNEETAKLAREHNDANVVAVGGRQHSVEEATSLIEIFLAEPFSEAERHVRRIGKIAGFEQTGEISE from the coding sequence ATGACGACCCCGCGCATTCACATTGGAACCGACCATGCCGGCCTGGAGCTAAGCGCTCACCTGATTAGGCACCTTACCGAGCGTGGTTATCAGGTTGTAGACCATGGTCCGCAAAGTTATGACGCTGAAGATGACTACCCGGTCTTCTGCATTCATGCGGCACAAGCAGTGATGGCAGATACCGCCGCCGGGGTTTTTGCGCTCGGCATTGTTTTAGGTGGTTCGGGGAACGGTGAGCAGATTGCCGCCAATAAGGTGAGGGGTATTCGCGCCGCCTTGGTCTGGAACGAAGAAACTGCCAAACTCGCCCGAGAGCATAATGATGCAAATGTGGTGGCCGTGGGCGGTCGGCAGCACAGCGTCGAGGAAGCCACCTCGCTGATTGAGATCTTCCTCGCCGAACCCTTTAGCGAGGCTGAGCGTCATGTCCGGCGAATTGGAAAAATCGCCGGCTTCGAACAAACCGGTGAGATCAGCGAATAA
- the tig gene encoding trigger factor, producing the protein MKSAVENLSPTRVKLDVEVSFDELKPSIDEAYKTISEQVQIPGFRKGKVPNRLIDQRVGRGYVLETAVNEGLNGWYQSAVAETGIRPLSRPEVEITEVPDPSATEGELKFQVEVDVRPEVELPEYSGIAVEVTSAEKSEADVDKALDDLRGRFGTLVPAERPAANDDFVTIDILAKIDGAEVDSATGLSYQVGAGTMLEGLDEAITGLSAGEEAIFDTKLVGGEHAGEEAQVTVKVTAVKLRELPTADDDFAQLASEFDTLAELREDLETQVNQSKTVEQGVEARDKVLEKLVELIEVPVPESVIEDQLEQHFNPANSHGEEEHDTEEHRAEVRENAARSFKNEIILDAVADKEEIEVSQAELIDYIVNSAGQYGMDPNQFAQMLDQSGQVPLVVGEVRRRKALAVVLGQAKVTDAAGAEVDLSEFVKPAVDPALESALNEAAGVAGESEGPEDVPVGPAGDDPGAARF; encoded by the coding sequence GTGAAGAGCGCTGTCGAAAACCTCTCGCCCACCCGGGTCAAGCTCGACGTCGAAGTTTCTTTTGACGAACTGAAGCCAAGCATCGATGAGGCCTACAAGACCATCTCGGAGCAGGTTCAGATTCCGGGCTTCCGCAAGGGCAAAGTGCCGAATCGGTTAATCGATCAGCGAGTGGGCCGTGGTTACGTGCTGGAGACCGCAGTTAACGAAGGTCTGAATGGCTGGTACCAGAGCGCCGTGGCCGAGACCGGTATTCGCCCGCTCTCTCGTCCCGAGGTGGAAATCACCGAAGTGCCCGACCCTTCTGCCACCGAGGGCGAACTGAAGTTCCAGGTTGAGGTGGATGTTCGCCCCGAGGTTGAGCTTCCGGAATACTCAGGTATCGCCGTTGAGGTGACCAGTGCCGAGAAGTCCGAGGCCGACGTCGATAAGGCACTCGACGATCTGCGCGGCCGTTTCGGAACCCTGGTCCCGGCCGAGCGTCCGGCCGCAAATGACGACTTCGTTACTATCGACATCCTGGCCAAGATTGATGGCGCAGAAGTTGATTCCGCTACCGGCCTTTCCTACCAGGTCGGCGCCGGCACCATGCTGGAAGGCCTCGATGAAGCAATCACGGGGCTGAGCGCTGGCGAGGAAGCGATCTTTGACACCAAGTTGGTCGGCGGTGAGCACGCCGGCGAAGAGGCGCAAGTTACCGTCAAGGTGACCGCAGTCAAACTGCGGGAGCTGCCCACCGCGGACGATGACTTCGCTCAGTTGGCCAGCGAATTCGATACCCTCGCCGAGCTTCGCGAAGACTTGGAGACCCAGGTCAACCAGTCCAAGACAGTTGAGCAGGGCGTAGAAGCTCGCGATAAGGTGCTCGAGAAGCTCGTTGAGCTAATTGAGGTGCCGGTACCGGAGTCCGTGATTGAGGATCAGCTGGAACAGCACTTCAACCCGGCCAACTCTCACGGCGAAGAAGAGCACGACACCGAGGAGCACCGCGCCGAGGTCCGCGAGAATGCGGCGCGTTCTTTCAAGAACGAAATCATCCTGGATGCGGTGGCCGATAAGGAAGAGATCGAGGTCTCTCAGGCTGAGTTGATTGACTACATCGTCAACTCCGCTGGTCAGTACGGCATGGACCCGAACCAGTTCGCCCAGATGCTTGACCAGTCAGGTCAGGTGCCTTTGGTTGTCGGCGAGGTTCGCCGTCGCAAGGCTCTCGCGGTAGTTCTCGGTCAGGCAAAGGTGACCGATGCAGCAGGCGCCGAGGTTGACTTGTCCGAGTTCGTGAAGCCCGCTGTGGATCCGGCACTTGAATCGGCTCTCAACGAGGCCGCCGGGGTAGCCGGCGAATCAGAGGGGCCCGAGGACGTGCCGGTCGGACCCGCTGGCGACGACCCGGGCGCCGCGCGCTTCTAA
- a CDS encoding Fpg/Nei family DNA glycosylase: protein MPEGHTIHRLARQFNDVFSGQPVLASSPQGRFSSGAEKIDGRLLVSAHAHGKQLFISFDHELTLRVHLGLYGAWDFGGDESFRGASSIGAPRRIGERELAASDEGYCGPPAPVGAVRLRLQTEHGWADLRGPSACELLTEQELVAQIAKLGPDPLRDAADAGQQFGRNVLAKKSASAIAGLLMDQSVVAGIGNIYRAELLFRNGIDPWQPGSSLQPGQVAALWADAVLLLARGVQAGKIITTERAEQRSSGALNYVYQRQGERCLHCPQTVLMTELAGRKLYYCPGCQQPGNS, encoded by the coding sequence ATGCCTGAAGGACACACCATTCACAGGCTGGCCCGTCAGTTCAACGATGTGTTCTCCGGTCAGCCAGTTCTTGCAAGTAGCCCGCAAGGTCGGTTCAGCTCCGGTGCGGAGAAAATCGATGGCAGACTCTTGGTCTCCGCCCATGCACATGGCAAGCAACTTTTTATCAGTTTTGATCATGAGCTAACCCTGAGAGTGCACCTAGGACTTTACGGTGCCTGGGATTTCGGCGGGGATGAAAGCTTCAGGGGCGCTTCAAGCATTGGAGCGCCCCGCCGAATCGGTGAGCGAGAGCTAGCTGCCAGCGATGAAGGCTATTGTGGGCCCCCCGCCCCGGTCGGTGCGGTGCGGTTGCGTTTGCAAACCGAGCATGGCTGGGCAGATTTGCGGGGGCCGAGCGCTTGTGAATTGCTGACCGAGCAAGAGCTGGTGGCGCAAATCGCCAAACTCGGACCGGACCCGCTGCGCGATGCAGCCGATGCCGGCCAGCAATTTGGCCGCAATGTACTTGCCAAGAAAAGTGCTAGTGCTATCGCGGGGCTGCTCATGGATCAGTCGGTAGTCGCCGGAATTGGCAATATTTACCGTGCAGAGTTGTTGTTCCGCAATGGTATTGATCCGTGGCAACCGGGCAGCTCTCTTCAGCCGGGGCAAGTCGCGGCGTTGTGGGCAGACGCCGTGTTGTTGCTTGCCCGTGGGGTCCAAGCAGGCAAAATCATCACCACTGAAAGGGCCGAGCAGCGATCCTCCGGTGCGCTGAATTATGTTTACCAGCGACAAGGAGAACGCTGCTTGCACTGCCCGCAAACGGTATTAATGACCGAGCTGGCGGGCCGCAAACTTTACTATTGCCCAGGCTGTCAGCAGCCGGGCAATAGCTGA